GAGCAAGATCGTGTTCGTTCCGACATCAATGGAGGCACATTTCATTTGACAACCTCACAGGAAACTACTTATGATAGCTTGCATGTATGCTATCTCACTTTTTAATATCAGCGGGCTTCTGGCATTTTCTGCCGGGTTCCTCTCTTTTTTCAGCCCCTGTATCTTACCGCTTGTCCCATCCTATCTGATCTTTATAAGCGGCATTACCTTTGATAATTATAACGAACTGAAGGCAAAAAAATATAGAAAAGTTGTTTTGATCCATTCCGTCGCATTTATATTAGGATTTTCGTTCGTATTCGTCTCCCTGGGCATTTCGTCTTCTATCCTTGGTAATTTCCTGACCGATTATCAGGAATATATCATAAAGGTCGGGGGCATTTTTCTTATCGCGATGGGCCTCTTCTACCTGAATATCCTGAGGATACCTTTTCTCAACCAGGAAAAATTGATCCGGCTGGAAAAAAAACCTATTGGTCTTTTTGGATCCTTCGTCATCGGGGCAACGTTCTCCCTCGGCTGGACGCCCTGCGTCGGTCCCGCCCTCTCTTCCATCCTTATTGTAGCATCAACAACGAAAAAGATATCTGAAGGCATCTATCTCCTCGGCCTCTATTCGCTCGGTCTTGCCATACCTTTTATACTGTCTGCGCTTCTCTTTGACAAACTCTTTGATTTCCTGAAACGGTATGGTTTTGTAATGAGGTATTCTACGAAGATCATGGGCGTCCTTCTCCTGGTCATGGGCGTGCTGCTCGCCACTTCATACTATACTACCCTGACCCTCAAACTGGGGCAGTTCTTTTCGTTCTAGTCGCCGATTTATATGAAGTATCCCCCAAACAAATAGACACATTTGGGCCCCTGGCAAATCGCATTAAGCCTAGATATTACATAGAAAATAGTCTATCCAGGGCATATAATGAGAGCATGGCGGCGGGATATCCCGGAGCAAACCGTCGTGAGGCAAGGAAGCTCGGTCTTTTGCGAAGCAAAAGTTCCGAAGCCGAACGCGAGCGAATGGAGCCGCAGGAGCGAAATGAGCGTGTTTGCGAGGGATGTCCCGGCGCCATGCTCACCCTTATGGAGGATCCGTGGTTATTTAGAAATCGAACTTCTTGAATTCGCCTTTGAATCTATCTTTGAATTTCTTCAAGACCCTGTTCTCTATCTGCCGGGCCCGTTCCCTGGAGATACGAAATTTGGTGCCTATCTCCTGCAATGTCAAAGG
This Syntrophorhabdaceae bacterium DNA region includes the following protein-coding sequences:
- a CDS encoding cytochrome c biogenesis protein CcdA; translated protein: MYAISLFNISGLLAFSAGFLSFFSPCILPLVPSYLIFISGITFDNYNELKAKKYRKVVLIHSVAFILGFSFVFVSLGISSSILGNFLTDYQEYIIKVGGIFLIAMGLFYLNILRIPFLNQEKLIRLEKKPIGLFGSFVIGATFSLGWTPCVGPALSSILIVASTTKKISEGIYLLGLYSLGLAIPFILSALLFDKLFDFLKRYGFVMRYSTKIMGVLLLVMGVLLATSYYTTLTLKLGQFFSF